One genomic window of Hymenobacter sp. J193 includes the following:
- a CDS encoding bifunctional oligoribonuclease/PAP phosphatase NrnA → MHDTSALRELLAQPRQIFITTHHKPDADALGSSLGLAGYLRKKGHHVTVVTPSDYPDFLAWMPGNDEVIVYEPTQNDAQVRDLLSHSDVIFCLDFSALSRINELGEYIRAASGTKVLIDHHQEPEQFASLDFSNAKAAATAELVFEVIRDMGDQDLIDKGIGECLYAGIMTDTGSFRHPSTSRNVHLIIAELLNAGIDLSAVHRRIYDSHSEMRLRFLGFVLKDKLTVLREFNTAYIAITQDELRQYQSKTGDTEGLVNFALSIEGVVFAAILIDRGNAVKISFRSVGDFSVSDFSRRHFQGGGHHNAAGGISYDPLPATVERFLSLLPEYQTQLVTSPLAVAPPAA, encoded by the coding sequence ATGCACGATACTAGCGCCCTGCGGGAGTTGCTCGCCCAACCCCGGCAGATTTTCATCACCACGCACCACAAGCCCGATGCCGACGCGCTGGGCTCGTCGCTGGGCCTGGCAGGCTACCTACGCAAAAAAGGGCATCACGTCACGGTGGTTACCCCGTCCGATTACCCCGATTTTCTGGCCTGGATGCCCGGCAACGACGAGGTAATCGTGTACGAGCCCACGCAGAACGACGCTCAGGTGCGCGACCTGCTCAGCCATTCGGACGTCATTTTCTGCCTTGATTTCAGTGCCCTCAGCCGCATCAACGAGCTGGGCGAGTACATCCGGGCGGCCTCGGGTACGAAGGTGCTTATCGACCACCACCAGGAGCCGGAGCAGTTTGCCAGCCTCGATTTCTCCAACGCCAAAGCTGCCGCTACGGCCGAGCTGGTGTTTGAAGTCATCCGGGACATGGGCGACCAGGACCTGATCGACAAAGGAATCGGGGAGTGTCTGTACGCCGGCATCATGACGGACACGGGCTCTTTCCGCCACCCCAGCACCTCGCGCAACGTGCACCTGATCATTGCCGAGCTGCTGAATGCGGGCATCGACCTCTCGGCCGTGCACCGCCGCATCTACGACTCGCACTCCGAAATGCGCCTGCGCTTTCTGGGCTTCGTGCTCAAGGACAAGCTCACGGTGCTGCGCGAGTTCAATACGGCCTATATTGCCATTACCCAGGATGAGCTGCGCCAGTACCAGTCGAAAACGGGTGACACCGAAGGCCTCGTGAACTTCGCGCTCAGCATTGAAGGCGTGGTCTTTGCCGCCATTCTCATCGACCGGGGCAACGCCGTGAAGATTTCCTTCCGCTCCGTGGGCGACTTCTCGGTAAGTGACTTCTCGCGGCGCCATTTCCAGGGCGGCGGCCACCACAATGCCGCCGGCGGTATCAGCTACGACCCGCTCCCGGCCACCGTGGAGCGCTTCCTGAGCCTGCTGCCCGAATATCAGACTCAACTCGTGACCAGCCCCTTGGCAGTTGCGCCGCCCGCGGCGTAA
- a CDS encoding ATP-binding protein — protein sequence MHPDLPASAPTDWSSTFDEAHYFLPLAWFHQAFGLVPRKLIFQLANADARTAVLTALAARFDLEVATVVHSVYIEKATKEPELNVWALNVAPHLLLLVGDHGTYNERGVQVFYSTHTAAEDLTFVRELLMAHLETGQQERQRIHVLRLAYNDLEFTPLEIKIPALDLATHYNDDLLPAHNTIVRRLQQPQDKGIVILHGPPGTGKTSYIRHLCGLTDKPKLFIPPNLAARIADPEFINLLHDNTNSILIIEDAETLLTKRDAAGGGPSAVSNLLNLSDGLLADCFHIQIVCTFNTDLSHIDSALLRKGRLIAAYHFQPLAEPKAEALATSLGQATALGAATALADIYNREEQEFEVGKAAKRIGFGAREQKQ from the coding sequence ATGCACCCCGATTTACCTGCTTCTGCTCCAACTGACTGGAGTAGTACATTTGATGAGGCTCATTATTTTTTACCCCTGGCGTGGTTTCATCAAGCGTTTGGCTTAGTGCCGCGCAAGCTCATTTTCCAGCTGGCCAACGCCGATGCCCGCACCGCCGTGCTAACGGCCCTGGCTGCCCGCTTCGATTTAGAAGTCGCAACCGTCGTTCATTCCGTTTACATCGAAAAGGCCACCAAAGAGCCCGAGCTGAATGTGTGGGCGCTTAACGTTGCTCCTCACTTGTTACTGCTCGTCGGCGACCATGGTACCTACAATGAGCGGGGCGTGCAGGTATTCTACTCCACCCACACCGCAGCGGAGGACCTGACTTTCGTACGTGAGCTGCTGATGGCTCATCTTGAAACCGGGCAGCAGGAGCGGCAGCGCATTCATGTACTGCGCCTGGCGTATAATGATCTGGAGTTTACTCCGCTCGAAATCAAAATTCCGGCGCTGGACCTAGCTACCCATTACAACGACGACTTGCTGCCGGCCCACAACACCATTGTACGGCGCTTGCAGCAGCCTCAGGACAAAGGCATCGTCATCCTGCACGGCCCGCCGGGCACCGGCAAAACCAGCTACATCCGCCACCTTTGCGGCCTCACCGACAAGCCCAAGCTGTTTATTCCGCCTAATCTGGCGGCGCGCATTGCCGACCCGGAGTTTATCAATCTGCTGCACGACAACACCAACTCCATCCTGATCATCGAAGACGCGGAAACCTTGCTCACGAAGCGCGACGCAGCGGGGGGCGGCCCCAGCGCCGTGAGCAACCTGCTTAACCTCTCCGATGGGCTACTGGCCGACTGCTTTCACATTCAGATTGTGTGCACCTTCAATACGGACCTTTCTCATATCGACAGCGCGCTGCTGCGCAAAGGCCGATTAATCGCCGCCTACCATTTTCAGCCGCTGGCTGAGCCCAAAGCTGAAGCCTTGGCCACCAGCCTTGGACAAGCCACGGCGCTGGGTGCGGCCACTGCTTTGGCCGATATTTACAATCGTGAGGAGCAGGAATTCGAAGTTGGCAAAGCTGCAAAGCGTATTGGCTTCGGGGCCCGTGAGCAAAAGCAATAG
- a CDS encoding nucleoside permease yields the protein MSVKLRLIILSFLQFFIWGSWLITIGAYWFQTKQWSGAEFGAIFSTMGIASIFMPSLMGIVADKYVNAEKLYGILHILGGIVLFTVPMVSSPGTMFWVMLLNMIFYMPTLALSIAVSYSVLKSRGGDVVKDYPPIRVWGTVGFIVAMWTVSLLGFEKSANQFYIAAGAAILLGFYSFTLPACPPPSKDTPSRSLIDVLGLKSFALLRDTKMLTFFLFAMLLGAALQLTNAYGDTFLHDFDKVPAYKDTFAVKYPAIIMSISQVSETLFILAIPFFLRRFGIKQVMLFSMIAWVLRFGLLAFGTPDFPGISLIVLSCIVYGMAFDFFNISGSLFVETQTASSIRASAQGLFMMMTNGFGAVLGSSVSGIVIEKYFTAADGVTKDWHGIWLTFALYALVIAVLFVVLFKHKHTTQPAEHELPAKPQLTVEQA from the coding sequence ATGAGTGTCAAGTTGCGGCTCATTATCCTGAGCTTTCTACAGTTTTTTATCTGGGGCTCGTGGCTGATAACCATTGGCGCTTACTGGTTTCAGACCAAGCAGTGGTCGGGGGCTGAGTTTGGCGCCATTTTCTCGACGATGGGCATTGCCTCCATCTTCATGCCCTCGCTCATGGGCATCGTGGCCGATAAATACGTGAATGCGGAGAAGCTCTACGGCATTCTGCACATCCTGGGCGGTATTGTGCTCTTTACGGTGCCCATGGTCAGCTCGCCCGGCACCATGTTCTGGGTGATGCTGCTGAACATGATTTTCTACATGCCCACGCTGGCGCTGAGCATTGCCGTATCGTACTCGGTGCTGAAAAGCCGGGGCGGCGACGTGGTGAAGGACTACCCGCCCATCCGGGTGTGGGGCACCGTAGGCTTCATTGTGGCCATGTGGACGGTGAGCTTGCTGGGCTTCGAGAAATCGGCCAACCAGTTTTACATAGCCGCCGGCGCCGCTATTCTGCTGGGCTTCTACTCGTTTACCCTGCCCGCCTGCCCGCCGCCGTCCAAAGATACACCCAGCCGCTCCTTGATTGATGTGCTGGGGCTGAAGTCGTTTGCTCTGCTGCGCGACACCAAGATGCTCACCTTCTTCCTGTTTGCTATGCTGCTGGGGGCGGCGCTACAGCTGACGAATGCTTACGGCGACACGTTCCTGCACGATTTCGACAAAGTACCGGCCTATAAGGACACGTTTGCCGTAAAGTATCCGGCCATCATCATGTCTATTTCGCAGGTTTCGGAGACGCTGTTTATTCTGGCTATTCCGTTTTTCCTGCGCCGCTTCGGCATCAAGCAGGTGATGCTGTTCAGCATGATTGCCTGGGTGCTGCGCTTTGGCCTGCTGGCTTTCGGCACCCCCGATTTCCCCGGCATCTCGCTGATTGTCCTTTCCTGCATCGTCTACGGCATGGCCTTCGACTTCTTCAACATCTCCGGCTCCCTGTTCGTGGAAACGCAAACGGCTTCGAGCATTCGGGCCAGCGCCCAGGGGCTGTTTATGATGATGACCAACGGCTTCGGGGCCGTGCTGGGCAGCTCCGTCAGTGGCATCGTCATTGAGAAGTACTTCACTGCCGCCGATGGGGTCACCAAGGACTGGCATGGCATCTGGCTGACGTTTGCCCTCTACGCCCTGGTTATTGCTGTGCTGTTCGTTGTCCTCTTCAAGCACAAGCACACCACCCAGCCCGCAGAGCACGAGCTGCCCGCGAAGCCCCAGCTGACGGTGGAGCAAGCCTGA